The Tachysurus vachellii isolate PV-2020 chromosome 21, HZAU_Pvac_v1, whole genome shotgun sequence region TTGTCACcgactaagacacacacacacacacacacacacacacacatgtaggtTACTTTACTTCATGAACAACTGCTGACTTGAGTACGAGTTGTGTTCACGCTCACAGGAAACACGCCACAGTTCTGTTACACCCGAACTCAGACCACCTCCACTTTTGAGTTCTGTACCACAGTGTGCTTCCTGGTTGACATGACCATTTCATGACATGAtaacaaatttgtttttaatgcaaaaCCGTGCTCTGTTTTAGACTAAACTGTCAGTGTGGGTGAATAAAACTCTAACAGAGTCTGTCCTTAGCAGTGATGTACAGCTTCTAATGATGATGACAGTAGATGTTGGTTTATTTGGGTGCGGATGTTGAAGCGACCACACAATGTAGCACAGGGTTATAAATGGCATGCAAAGTGGTTCGTGTTTCACATCGCACCTTTAACTTACagcttctgtcttttttttttttttttgctcttataCTGTGAACTATTCAACTGAGCATCATTTCTGATTCAAAGCAGCCTAGTAACCTAGATGTACATCTTTTGTCTCACGTCTCCTTTTCCACAGCTGACACGGAAGATGTCTGTATCGTGGAAAGACTGTTTTCCAGTAGCCTCGTTGCTATCGTGAGCCTTAAGGCACCTCGGAAACTCAAAGTGTGCCATTTTAAGAAGGGAACCGAGATCTGTAACTACAGCTACTCGAACACTATACTGGCTGTGAAACTGAACAGACAGGTAGGTACAGGGTGGGTTCATGCACACAACCATTTAAGATCTCTAATGGATTAACAGACAGTTTTAGATCTCACTAGTCTGTAATGGGTGGGTATGAAAAACGGTGCAGAAAATGGCTAACAGTCTTCGTTTCCTCCAAACAGAGGTTGATAGTATGTCTGGAGGAATCACTTTATATCCACAACATCAGGGATATGAAAGTACTGCATACGATTCGAGAGACTCCTCCCAATCCGTCAGGTGCGCCGATTTCTTATATACTCGACTCCCTGTTTTATTGTCCTAATATTTTTACAGTATCTGTATTTCTGCACAGTTACACAGTCTTTCACAACAGGATATTCATAGGTTTTTACAGTTCTCCTTTCACAACAGCATGAAAGAAGACTCATTTTGATACCAACGTTTTGGGAACTGCAACTCTGAGTCTCTGTGATGCACATGAGGATGTTGTGGCACACGTTCTGTTACTGGTTCCACTGGTGGTTGATTTAATGAATAACAGGGAGGTTCTTTTAACAAATTCGCTCTGGTCTTGTTTTTAGGATTGTGCGCACTTTCAATCAGCAACGATAACTGCTACCTGGCGTATCCTGGCAGCGCAACGATAGGTGAAGTGCAGGTCTTTGACACTGTTAATCTGGTATGTTTAAATCCTTCATGTCAGTTATTATCGTCAAATCGAGCTAAAGAATCGAATCGTTCTAAAATGTTTAACGTGTGCGTAAACGGCGACTTTTCCATTCCAGAGGGCCGCTAACATGATCCCCGCTCACGACAGCCCGTTAGCAGCACTCGCTTTTGACGCTAGTGGAACGAAACTCGCCACAGCCTCCGAGAAGGTTTGCGTTTTAAGGTTTACGTTTAACCGTTTAAATTTCCTCAGCTCTTTATTTCTCATATTCATCCTCACCGTTTTGGGATGTTTTCCAGGGAACCGTCATTCGCGTGTTCTCCATTCCAGAGGGCCAGAAGCTGTTTGAGTTCAGGAGGGGAGTGAAGCGGTAACGTTGCCTCATTCAGCAAACTATAAGCTTAATAATCAGTCAATCATTGCAGGTGGAGATGGAAAacctcaattatttatttatttatttttgccagaTGTGTGAGTATCTGCTCCCTGGCTTTCAGCATGGAAGGACTTTATCTTTCTGCCTCTAGCAACACAGAGACGGTTCATATCTTTAAgctggagacacagagagaaaagtaGGTGTTATTGTTAAATCCCCCTGCTGACTTTGACAACAGCTTGGATTattgtaaaatctttttttttttgaaagaaagtcATTTTGGTTCTGTTTTTGCTGATTTCTTTCCACACCAGGCCACAGGAGGAACCCACGACTTGGACAGGATACTTTGGGAAAGTTCTGATGGCCTCCACTACGTATCTGCCCGCTCAGGTGTCCGAGATGTTCACACAAGGTCGCGCCTTCGCTACGGTCAGACTGCCGTTTTCGGGACACAAGAACATCTGCGCTCTAGCCATGTGAGTgacttctttctgtttttttttttctctcttccttttttggTGTCTCCTGGTAATGATGCAGCACTCGTATGTGCagaatatatcatttttttgcTTATTCATTCTTCAGAATCCAGAAGATTCCACGTCTCTTGGTGGCGGCTTCAGACGGCTACCTTTACCTGTATAACCTGGACCCACAGGAGGGAGGAGAATGCACACTGATGAAGCAGCACAAGTAatgctctctcttctctctctctctctcacacacacacacacacacacacacggtgcatTCAGAAAGTTTTCAATGCCTCTACACTGATGCTACAATCGAtcaaattcattttcttttctcattaaTCTACACTCACAACTCCATAATGACGAAgtaagtttattaaaaaaaaaaaagctgatctTTTACATGTCCATAATTATTCAGACACTTTGCAGCAACACTTAAGACCCAGCTCAGGTGCCTCCCTTTTCTCTCGATCGTTGCTGAGATGTTTCTACACCTTGATTTGAGTCCACCTGTGGTCATTTATATTGTTAATGGGACATGATTTGGAAAGGCACCCACTTCTATATAGAAGGTCTCACAGCTgactatgtacagtatatgagagCAAAAACCAAGCCATGAGGTCACTGAGGAACTGCCTGCAAagctgagatgtgtgtgtgtgtgtgtggtctagTTCCTCATGTAGAATGTACAGCTAGAACCCCTGTCTATGTTTACATAAGAACTAGAAGAAGAATTAGAACTGGGCTCATGCTTTTATGCATTCGATGATGTCACGTCATCTTTCAGACATTCTGTACAAGAAGAATAAGACCAGAATAAGTTGTGGTGTAGCGTGATGTGTGTTACCGGCTGCAAACTCGAGGTCCtgagtagggttgcaaaattctgggaattttcaaggctggaaactttccatgggaattacctccattttccaggccttgactaccacagaagcagagacctaatacGCTTGattgagacttttttttagaagggcaaggggggggttgttttcattttacagcaatcataaggaaatatgtttattacaagcataataatgtttattatgcttttgtgttactcaatgaaagaatcaattaaagttctacttacaattaaatcattttttttcaagtcaatcaagtcatttttataatttgtattaccttgcatgcatgtctgcttacgaccaaacaaaatgtttatttatgtttgtatatgatatagtttatataaatttccctatatttccaaattcTTCCCATGAATTctcgtaaagtttccaatttggaatattcccaaaattccccagattaagttcccgtggaaagtttctggAAATTTACTGGGAACTTttcgcccctttgcaaccctagtcctgaggtgttttattccttttcctTCTCATCGCACCAGATTGTGATGCCATATAAATGATGAGATTATGACTGAAGTCCGATTTAAGAGTGTTCGTTCCCGGTGTTATTGTAGTAGATGATCTGATTCGTGTTGTTTACAGGTTAGATGGAAGCGCTGAACCTGCAAATGAGATTCTAGAGCAGACGTCCCATGAGCGCCCGCTAGTGGCCCAGACCTACAGCACTGCCATCGCCAAAGGTAAGACCTCTACACCGTGGGCTGGTTGCTCTCGTGTGAAACCGTGTGTAACGTGTGCATGACTCCGTTCCTCCAGGTTACTCTGAGGATCAGGGAGCAGTGGGTGGAGCTGGCGTGGAGGACGACATGAACGCCCTGCACCTGGACGAAGAAAACGAGCAGCCTCCATTAATCTTGGAGACAGACTGAGGTCTCTCACTTCAACACGTCCCTGCCCATGTGGCAGGAAACAAATAATGGAGTTACATTTCAGAGGGGGcgcttttcctcctcctctggCGCTGCTAAGAGAAAGGGGTTAAGAAGAGAGGGCATTTTTTCAAAGCAAGCGTAGCTGTAGCCTTCTTGTCTGTTATCTATAGATGTTTCGTTGTCCCGTTCCCCCTTTTGTGGCTTTTTAAACTTGGTGAATTTTCATGCCCAGACTACAATTTCTTATAATACTAAAGCAGATGTCTGAGTTGCAGCCATCACGTCTGGTAGCTTTGCATGTACGTGTGCCAAGTGCAAGAAAACTCTTGCTCTTCTGTTCCTGGTTCTGACGTGTTCAGTGGACGTTCTCCTCCCGAGCCTTGACCTATGCTTTAAAGCGTGCGAGTGCACAATTGCGTGTGCATTTCTTTTCTTAAGCAGAAAATAGCTAACATGATTTGCCTGCTGCAACACTACTGTGCAATGTTGGTTTATTTCCCCCCTCGTTGTGTCAGAAATGTGGAGCAACATGTCTCTCACGtgttggctgtttttttttttttgtgccgaAATCTGAATATCGTAACGTTTATATGATGCCTTCATGTTACTTTGCCAGCTTAAAGATTATTAAGATGACACTGACAGTCCAAAAGTATTCGTCACTTCATCTGATCATCAGGATCATTTTTAGTTTTGGACAAAGCTGCacctttgtttattttcttgacCAATCTCCCCAATACTTTATGGACCATTTGGTTATCCAGTCGCACGGATGAAGGTTACCGTCGGGAAAAGCGTCGTCCCTTTCCCGCTCCTCTTCCCCTTTCACTTCTTCCCCTGATATATATATTGCAGAATTTTATGCGCCACTAAGACTTTATAAAGCATCAGCCATATCATTTGGAGTGGAAACGATGTGTTCGTTCGGGTAGATGTTGGTGTGCAAACACTGCCCTGTGAAGTTTATGTAATAAACTGCCAGGCTTGTCTGGTTTTCAGTTTAATTACTGCATTGTGTGAATATCTTATCTAGTCTGCGTATCATTACTTATCGTCCCGACTGTTCGGCTGACTGCGGTGGAGAAGATTCGCTCCTTTCTGCACTGTAGGTCGGTTAGGGACGACCGATCCGCTGTAAGACAGCTGTGGGAAACGCTGCAGCCCGGATGGTGCGAGTCTGCCTGTGGTTACGTTCCCACAGACGTCCCAGAGGACCCGAGTCACGTGATCCCAGCACGGCGACAGACGAGGACGCGTTTTTCCCAAGAATTCTCAAGTTCTCTTGAGAAGTAAATAAACGCTCATGAATgtcattataaatatacaggattttatatattttgtgttcagGAAGCACAAGACGGATTAAAAAATAGGCACTGggcttatattatatatatattatatataaggtTCTCGTTTACACTGATCTTACAGTCTATGCATGAGAATTTTGAGCATGAgttaatgtcagtgtttcagcATCGATTAATGACCCAGTGAGCTGACAAccataacactttttttaaaaaaatcttttttttttttttttttgtataaaatgagttgTTCCCTtcaaagattaaataaaatgtctggttaaaaaaaaaaattctacttcAGATGGAAAAAAAGAGTTTCTCTATTCtagtacatttttattcaaagttatttatttaaggtgatttttattaaagacaATTAAGAATCAGTAAGTGAGCAGTACCAAGAGTCATAAACAGTAGCAGGGGGTCTGTAAGTGCTGCAGCATCCGATCACAGCTGCTTTTAGAAGAATAAATGCTATGTACTGTGACATTATAGATGATCAgccatgatatatatataaaactttatCCCAGCGCTCATGATGATGATCAGTTTTTCTTCAGGACACCATGAAGTCCGCTTTTAGACGATCTTCAGATCTTTCATGGCAGAGGTGAGGGTCTGTGTCGAGGGAGCAGCGTTTTAGTAATCAGGGTTTGTACAATACATGGTATCCGTATTGATCTGTGCATTCGAAATTAATTGATAAGTAATAAATATACGAGCAGGAAGATTTTCACCTTGACGTCCCAAATGGCCATTCCTCCGTCCATCCCGGTGGTGCAGAATTTGGTGCATTGCACTTTCCCTCCATCAAGCACTGAGATttgactgagagagaaagacagacatgggatagatacagtatgtggttATAAACTACACTCATGGGTATGAAGAGAGCTCGGTGCGATGACTATACAGATATTTGAGCACGGTGCTCAGAAGCACAAGACCAACAATGTGCGCTAGAAGTCGAGTccttaaaggaaaaatccacaACATTCTGAACATATTTAATCTTTATGATGAACATCTGATCTTCACCACTCTGAATAAAAAGTTTCCTTTGGtcagttttgtttaaaatgaccCACAATGCCGTTTGTCTACCAGCTGATCGTGTTGCTAGTGAGAGTTCATCTCAATGTAaagagagtgatgcagcagtgctttagtaGTTTAGTCTAAACTGTTCTCACTCCATCTCAAATAGGTCAGTTTTAAATCTTCAACTTTATGCTCTCTCACTGTGGCTCCCTCCAGGATTGTGTATATTTACGATCGCAGAAAGGAACAGAAAATGACGCAAACTCTGCAATATTCAGAGAAGCTTGTAGTTTCTTTGAAATGAACAGATTTTCCACACCTACGGGCTAAaacctgtgtgttgtgtgatgtccCCTCTGAGTGATGGTGCATCGCACATCGCTACAGCTTTTATAGATAGTAATTACACACGTAATCACGTCTTCATTGGTAAGAGATTTTAGAGAAGaatcctgaagaaaaaaaaaggttcctctAATTTTGAACATTATGTGACTCGCACatgcttaaagaaaaaaaaaatcctgtgctTGAAATTTCTCCGATTCAAGTCGtttccacaaaaacaaaacaaaaaaacaaaacaaaaccaaaaagaaCCACAAAAATTGCAAAATTGAGCATTGTTGCCTGCAGCGATCACAAAAAAAACTCCACAATATCCTGGAAGGCCTGATGTGTTGCATCCTCCAATGTGGATGTTCTCTGGCACTTCTGTGTTGGATTTTTTATCGATATGACATTAAAGAAGtcttgcaggttttttttttgtttttttttagctaacaGCAAAACAGTGATGAACTATTTTCTCTTATTATATGGCATTGTAACAGTCCTAGAAATGCGAACTTCACCACCATAATCACGAATACAGCGATATATATGTAATTAATGTGTTACAGATTGGACTTTTCCTTTAAACAAGGCTCCGTCGCTCAGAAGCTCTGGGGTCTCTATCTAACTGATGCAGATCATTGTTGctgaatataaatgtagaacaaACCTGATGCTGTTTTTGTGCAGGGACTCCAGCACGGCCTCCTTGCTGTCTGACGTGGCTTTTTTGTCCAGGTTCTGGAAACGCTCCCTGGCGGTCAGACCTTTCTGAGCACTTTGTTTGGGAACGTCAAGTTTACCACCAAAAGTCAGAGCTCCTTTTGCTGCATCGTAGACAAACAGCACAGGGTAACAGTCGTGGCCCTGAAACACATTTCACCATCAGATCAAGCTCTCGCAGGTTTACGGGTCATCAGTAACGACGAGCAGTTTGGGTCGTCAGTACTCACTGCTGCCACTAAGCTGTTCTCAGTGATGAAGGTCACACAGAGCAGGGGAAGCGTCTCTGAAGCCAGGCTGGTGATTCtgacaacagcagaagagagaTTAGTGAGAGGTTTGTGCGAGAGTTCACATAAGaaattcatacaaaaaaaaaaaaaaaaaacaacgttcAATTTGTGTGGCTTCAGATCATCTACAGAGATCGAGTCTCTTGTTAACAGTCtctcatttctcattttagGTGTTTCAGACTTTCACTGGCATAGCAGTGAGTcaaaagaacctttttttttactgttagtagtcatttcatttcatgttgCCCGCCCTCTATTCTTttgaccttttatggagttttgtgggcgtatctgtatgcaaatgagctgtgtCGTCTGGTCGACGTACTCAAacacaaaaatcttttttgtaaATCCAGTGGAAACATCTGGTTCAGTTTGacttacacaaacatttgcGCGCACACAGTTTTAATAAAGAGTGATAAATGAGACCTACTGTACatagatgggggactcgagtcatatgacttgacttgagtcagacttaagtcgcacattttaaaaaaaagactcgacttgactttcaTGACCTGAGACTTACttgtgtgtgacttactcccacctttGCTAGTGTATAAAGGTGTTAATTACTGATGTGCATAATGCTTTAGCCTTCATCGCCTGTTGATGATTAAATCGTAACAGGAAGTCTTCCTGAAGCGAGGTACAGAATGTGAGTGCTATTTAAAGTTCAGACTCTATCAGATATTTAGAAGAGTGGATTTcaaaaataatgagaaaaaaaaagtgtgagcaGTAAATTAGATCACACTCATGTACTCCGATGGTGAATATGATCagcactcacacagcagtcttGCCTCCTTCAGCCACAGCCACAGTGCTATCGTGACTCGCCCAAGCGACGCGATTCCCGCTCTCGGAGAAGGAAACCCCGTGCACCCACCCTGCAGTGCCAGACGATTCAAACATCACCTCTCCGAATGGCATCTTGGAGCCCCATGAAGTTGGAGCAGGCTTCTCCTCAACTTCCTTAATGTAGGCTGAGAAAATCCTGCAGATGAGGTAAACATTTGCATAATGCTAACTGTGATGAGTAGCCCATCATTCTCAGACCTACAGAGACATGTGTTTCCTTTTCTTACACACCAAAATGTAGTGTTACATGAGGAAGAACTCAGGGCTTGAGGTCTGACCCCAGTgataattatttgagttactatcaCACTGCATTATTAATGACAGATTGGCTTTTATTTGATAGAGATGAACGACTCGTCCCAACCTGCATTTGAAATCACACGATCCAGCAGCCAGGAGGACGTTGTTGGGGTGCCAGTCCAGGCACAGGATAGTAGAGCGAATGGGCTTCTTAATGTGCTTACAAACCCACCTGGAAAAGCAAAGGAAGATCATGTACATTCTAGATATTAAAGACAAAACTACTGCAGCCAAAGGAAATAGAAGCCTACGTCAGTAACATatagagaaaaggagagaatgtCCTGGGATTGATGGACGTCAGCATTTCTCCCTAAATAAGTTCAAATATCAAACattattatactatatacacaATACAGCCAAACGTTTGTGAACACATCACTACTCGTCT contains the following coding sequences:
- the wipi2 gene encoding WD repeat domain phosphoinositide-interacting protein 2 isoform X2 translates to MKVLHTIRETPPNPSGLCALSISNDNCYLAYPGSATIGEVQVFDTVNLRAANMIPAHDSPLAALAFDASGTKLATASEKGTVIRVFSIPEGQKLFEFRRGVKRCVSICSLAFSMEGLYLSASSNTETVHIFKLETQREKPQEEPTTWTGYFGKVLMASTTYLPAQVSEMFTQGRAFATVRLPFSGHKNICALAIIQKIPRLLVAASDGYLYLYNLDPQEGGECTLMKQHKLDGSAEPANEILEQTSHERPLVAQTYSTAIAKGYSEDQGAVGGAGVEDDMNALHLDEENEQPPLILETD
- the wipi2 gene encoding WD repeat domain phosphoinositide-interacting protein 2 isoform X1, which codes for MNLASQSGEAGCSQLLFANFNQDNTSLAVGTKSGYKFFSLSSVDKLEQIYECTDTEDVCIVERLFSSSLVAIVSLKAPRKLKVCHFKKGTEICNYSYSNTILAVKLNRQRLIVCLEESLYIHNIRDMKVLHTIRETPPNPSGLCALSISNDNCYLAYPGSATIGEVQVFDTVNLRAANMIPAHDSPLAALAFDASGTKLATASEKGTVIRVFSIPEGQKLFEFRRGVKRCVSICSLAFSMEGLYLSASSNTETVHIFKLETQREKPQEEPTTWTGYFGKVLMASTTYLPAQVSEMFTQGRAFATVRLPFSGHKNICALAIIQKIPRLLVAASDGYLYLYNLDPQEGGECTLMKQHKLDGSAEPANEILEQTSHERPLVAQTYSTAIAKGYSEDQGAVGGAGVEDDMNALHLDEENEQPPLILETD
- the arpc1b gene encoding actin-related protein 2/3 complex subunit 1B, translated to MAYHSFLLEPISCHAWNKDRTQIALCPNNHDVHIYKKEGNSWNKIHVLKEHNGQVTGIDWAPESNRIVTCGTDRNAYVWTIKGDVWKPTLVILRINRAARCVKWSPKENKFAVGSGSRLISVCYFEQENDWWVCKHIKKPIRSTILCLDWHPNNVLLAAGSCDFKCRIFSAYIKEVEEKPAPTSWGSKMPFGEVMFESSGTAGWVHGVSFSESGNRVAWASHDSTVAVAEGGKTAVITSLASETLPLLCVTFITENSLVAAGHDCYPVLFVYDAAKGALTFGGKLDVPKQSAQKGLTARERFQNLDKKATSDSKEAVLESLHKNSISQISVLDGGKVQCTKFCTTGMDGGMAIWDVKTLTSAMKDLKIV